The Cylindrospermopsis curvispora GIHE-G1 genome contains a region encoding:
- the cdaA gene encoding diadenylate cyclase CdaA produces the protein MRNWWKQWLTTNLGWSQSLLIGTLDILLVVGLTYMILVIISERRTLWMVRGFIFLMLASAISGALNLLLLNFVLEKLVIGCAVAMAVSLQLEFRRFLEQLGRGEFGQLFQPHRLTVTKSDSVIDEIVDAIKELSKNRIGALLILETTEPIDERHFSVPGVKLNAQVSKELLQTIFQPKTLLHDGATLIRGSRIISSGIILPLSGRTASRQLGTRHRAAMGITERVENCICVVVSEETGSISLAERGTLYRPLTIRKLKESLEVRFSTTVDREVVAPGVFGLVSQIASQIFRFVFRLFRLPLSFAKKNQTEK, from the coding sequence ATGAGAAACTGGTGGAAGCAATGGCTGACGACAAACTTAGGATGGTCACAGTCCTTGCTGATTGGGACTCTGGATATTCTCTTGGTAGTCGGTTTGACATATATGATTCTGGTAATTATTAGCGAACGTCGAACATTATGGATGGTGAGGGGGTTTATTTTTTTAATGTTGGCTTCAGCAATAAGTGGAGCTTTAAACCTCCTTTTACTCAATTTTGTTTTAGAGAAGCTAGTTATTGGTTGTGCGGTGGCCATGGCCGTGTCATTACAGTTGGAATTTCGCCGGTTCCTAGAACAACTAGGAAGAGGGGAGTTTGGACAGTTATTTCAACCTCACCGATTAACAGTAACTAAATCTGACAGCGTAATTGATGAAATTGTTGATGCTATCAAAGAACTCTCCAAAAATCGTATTGGTGCTTTGTTAATTTTGGAGACTACTGAACCTATCGATGAGCGGCACTTTTCCGTACCAGGAGTAAAGTTAAATGCACAAGTATCTAAAGAACTTCTACAGACGATTTTTCAGCCTAAAACCCTATTACACGATGGAGCAACTTTAATTCGTGGTTCACGGATTATTTCATCGGGTATAATTTTACCACTTTCGGGACGTACGGCCTCCCGTCAGTTGGGAACAAGACACCGAGCAGCTATGGGAATCACTGAACGAGTAGAAAATTGTATTTGTGTTGTTGTATCAGAAGAAACTGGTTCTATTTCCCTAGCGGAACGGGGAACCTTATATAGACCACTGACAATTAGAAAGCTGAAGGAGTCTCTGGAGGTTCGTTTTTCTACTACTGTAGATCGGGAAGTCGTTGCACCTGGTGTTTTCGGTTTAGTTAGTCAAATTGCTAGTCAAATTTTTAGATTTGTTTTCCGTTTATTTAGATTACCATTATCTTTTGCCAAAAAAAATCAGACTGAAAAATGA
- the lysA gene encoding diaminopimelate decarboxylase: MVSTYPVKVQPSGHQYLSIVDVPTSVSPNQQLLPVSAKVIDHDFLEIGGCDVKTLVQQFGSPLYILDELTVRTACQQYRDAFNKYYKGQSQVLYASKAWNCLAVCAIVASEGLGIDVVSGGELYTALAAGMSADKIYLHGNNKSYHELIFAVETGCTIVVDNWYELKTLVAILEQDEQDQAKKIRIMLRLTPGIECHTHEYIRTGHLDSKFGFDPNDLPEVFSFVSQQSRLYCVGVHAHIGSQIFERQPHRDLAAVMVQWLREAKQYNLELAELNVGGGLGIKYTESDDPPSIEEWSRAICEVVQNVCAEENLPLPKLLCEPGRSLIATAGVTAYTIGSTKTIPDIRTYVTIDGGMSDNPRPITYQSVYRAVVANKMSAPLTETVTLAGKHCESGDILIKNVQLPKTEPGDVLVVMTTGAYNYSMASNYNRLPRPAAVLVANGEANLILQRETYQDIIRQDCLPERLK; encoded by the coding sequence ATGGTATCGACTTACCCTGTCAAGGTTCAACCTTCCGGTCATCAGTATCTATCTATTGTAGATGTTCCTACCAGTGTTTCTCCTAATCAGCAACTTCTACCTGTAAGTGCCAAAGTTATTGATCATGATTTCCTGGAAATTGGCGGGTGTGATGTTAAAACTCTGGTCCAACAGTTTGGCTCTCCCCTCTATATCCTCGATGAACTAACTGTGCGCACCGCTTGTCAACAATATCGAGACGCCTTTAATAAATATTACAAAGGACAATCCCAAGTATTGTATGCTTCTAAAGCATGGAACTGTTTAGCAGTTTGTGCCATTGTTGCTTCAGAAGGTTTAGGAATAGATGTGGTATCTGGTGGGGAACTTTACACTGCTTTAGCTGCGGGTATGAGTGCGGACAAAATCTACCTTCATGGCAATAATAAATCTTACCATGAACTGATTTTTGCCGTGGAGACAGGCTGCACAATTGTAGTTGATAACTGGTACGAATTAAAGACTCTGGTAGCTATCCTAGAGCAGGATGAACAGGACCAGGCTAAAAAAATCAGGATCATGTTACGGTTAACCCCGGGAATTGAATGTCATACCCATGAATATATCCGTACTGGACATTTAGATAGCAAATTTGGTTTTGACCCCAATGACTTACCAGAGGTATTTAGCTTTGTCAGTCAACAGTCAAGGCTATACTGTGTGGGTGTACATGCTCACATTGGTTCCCAAATTTTTGAACGTCAACCCCATCGAGATTTAGCCGCTGTAATGGTACAGTGGTTGCGTGAAGCAAAACAATACAATCTAGAATTGGCAGAGCTAAATGTTGGTGGTGGTCTGGGAATTAAGTATACCGAGTCCGATGATCCCCCAAGTATTGAAGAATGGTCTAGGGCAATTTGTGAAGTAGTTCAAAATGTTTGCGCTGAAGAAAACTTACCCTTACCTAAACTTTTGTGTGAACCCGGGCGATCGCTTATTGCTACAGCTGGTGTAACTGCTTATACTATTGGTTCAACTAAGACCATTCCGGATATTCGTACCTATGTAACAATTGACGGAGGGATGTCCGATAATCCCCGTCCAATTACATATCAATCGGTCTATCGAGCAGTGGTAGCCAATAAAATGTCTGCCCCTCTCACAGAAACGGTTACATTAGCGGGTAAACACTGTGAATCGGGAGATATTCTGATTAAAAATGTCCAACTGCCAAAAACTGAGCCAGGGGATGTGCTGGTAGTTATGACAACGGGAGCATATAATTACAGTATGGCCTCCAACTACAATCGTTTACCCCGTCCAGCAGCTGTTCTAGTAGCCAATGGAGAGGCAAATTTAATTTTGCAACGGGAAACCTATCAAGACATCATCCGACAAGATTGTTTACCGGAAAGACTCAAATAA
- the rimI gene encoding ribosomal protein S18-alanine N-acetyltransferase: protein MVKLSELKIEPVTLEHLTDLLELDQACFDGLWTIEGYRQEIENISSHFLGLFSLIPGHDLLGIGCFWSVLEEAHITILAVHPEYQGQGLGQALLYSLIKDAVDMGLERATLEVRVSNAPAISLYKKFGWKTAGIRPRYYQDNQEDGLILWISQLQHPHFLQTLEKWHVLVQERLRQFSWLLIQEEN from the coding sequence ATGGTGAAATTATCGGAATTAAAAATTGAACCCGTGACCTTAGAACATTTAACTGACCTGCTAGAACTTGATCAGGCTTGTTTTGATGGTCTGTGGACAATAGAGGGCTATCGCCAAGAAATAGAAAATATTAGTAGTCACTTCCTCGGTTTATTTTCACTAATTCCCGGCCATGACTTGCTAGGAATAGGTTGTTTTTGGTCAGTTTTGGAAGAAGCACACATTACCATTTTAGCTGTGCATCCGGAATATCAGGGTCAAGGTCTAGGACAAGCCCTATTATACTCTCTGATAAAAGACGCAGTAGATATGGGATTAGAACGGGCTACACTAGAAGTTCGTGTTTCTAACGCCCCAGCAATTTCCTTGTATAAAAAGTTTGGGTGGAAAACTGCTGGCATTAGACCCCGTTATTATCAGGATAATCAGGAAGATGGTTTAATTTTATGGATTTCTCAGTTACAACACCCCCATTTTCTCCAAACATTAGAGAAATGGCATGTTCTTGTCCAAGAGCGTCTGCGTCAATTCTCCTGGCTATTAATACAAGAGGAGAATTAG